The following are from one region of the Paenibacillus sp. JZ16 genome:
- a CDS encoding DUF2232 domain-containing protein produces MKLRWTTAVWSVIYLLLLLSLLTPFSIVTAFLLVLPVAILFTALNTKSFIMHVVPVWLIALLIHPIYVLFAIYFAVPGIVMGYLYRKRKAAMQVLKYGMAVMLVEMLLLLMISTAFFQLNLSEYVDEIVKMTTAPLTEMGVEGGLGGQFLGTELDTQLIKDQTMRLVPFAMIISSFLMTVVTHALARPTLGSMGLTVPRLKPAREWMLPRSLIWYYLLIFFINIATVNSDNTFMKMIVANATPLLQICFMIQALGFFYYLTHERKWHPIVPLLTAIPIVLFPPAMIIGILDLAFPLRQAFSKTKR; encoded by the coding sequence TTGAAACTGCGCTGGACTACGGCGGTATGGAGCGTTATTTATTTGCTTCTGCTGCTATCATTACTCACACCCTTTTCGATCGTAACGGCTTTCTTGTTAGTTCTACCGGTTGCGATTCTGTTTACGGCCTTGAATACAAAATCATTTATCATGCATGTGGTGCCAGTGTGGCTGATCGCGCTTCTGATTCACCCTATTTATGTGTTATTTGCGATCTATTTTGCCGTTCCGGGGATTGTCATGGGGTATTTGTACCGGAAGCGGAAGGCAGCTATGCAGGTATTGAAGTATGGCATGGCAGTCATGCTGGTGGAAATGCTTCTTCTGCTCATGATCAGTACCGCCTTCTTCCAGTTAAATCTGTCGGAGTATGTGGATGAGATTGTGAAGATGACGACGGCTCCGCTCACGGAGATGGGTGTAGAAGGAGGCCTGGGAGGACAGTTCCTTGGCACCGAACTCGATACACAGTTAATAAAAGATCAAACGATGCGCTTGGTTCCATTTGCGATGATTATCAGCTCATTCCTCATGACGGTGGTAACCCATGCTTTGGCTCGTCCTACATTGGGCAGTATGGGCTTGACCGTGCCGCGCCTGAAGCCGGCTAGAGAATGGATGCTGCCGCGTTCCCTGATCTGGTACTACTTGCTCATCTTCTTCATCAACATAGCAACCGTTAATTCGGACAATACCTTCATGAAGATGATCGTGGCAAACGCTACGCCTTTGCTGCAGATCTGCTTCATGATTCAAGCGCTAGGGTTCTTCTACTATCTCACTCACGAACGGAAGTGGCATCCGATTGTACCGCTTTTGACGGCTATACCGATTGTGCTGTTCCCGCCGGCTATGATCATCGGAATCCTGGACCTGGCATTTCCACTTCGTCAGGCGTTTAGTAAAACCAAAAGATAG
- a CDS encoding MazG-like family protein has protein sequence MPKDLDVAKRAKVIEWLKTEVIDNVSRLFKALWEGSTTKVGDSLVSLMMSSYILGRRLGLTYRDLDDLLLEKLKKHKQEGHQLEDWYQDISALEEHLRKR, from the coding sequence ATGCCGAAGGACTTGGATGTAGCTAAACGTGCCAAAGTGATTGAATGGCTCAAAACCGAAGTAATTGACAATGTATCCCGCTTATTCAAAGCTCTATGGGAAGGCAGCACTACAAAGGTTGGAGACAGTTTGGTAAGCCTGATGATGAGCTCATACATACTGGGCCGAAGGCTCGGCTTGACCTATCGGGATTTGGACGATCTCTTGTTAGAGAAATTGAAAAAGCATAAGCAGGAAGGACATCAGCTGGAAGATTGGTACCAGGATATTTCCGCGCTCGAAGAACATTTGCGTAAGAGGTGA
- a CDS encoding CBS domain-containing protein, with protein sequence MNIAFFLLPKQEVICLTLDSTLRQTLERMEFHRYTAVPVLDKNGQYAGTVTEGDLLWHMKNSEGKITFENASKFLLKDVPFRMDIKPVSIDARMEDLINLAKVQNFVPVVDDMNRFIGIVRRSLIIEYCERIVSKETMESHGAS encoded by the coding sequence ATGAATATCGCTTTTTTTCTGTTACCGAAGCAGGAAGTGATCTGTTTAACACTGGATTCTACGCTCAGGCAGACGCTGGAACGGATGGAGTTTCACCGATATACAGCCGTGCCCGTACTGGATAAGAACGGTCAGTACGCAGGGACTGTAACGGAAGGTGACCTGTTATGGCATATGAAGAATTCGGAAGGCAAAATCACTTTTGAGAACGCTTCGAAATTTTTGTTGAAGGATGTTCCTTTTCGTATGGATATCAAGCCGGTGTCGATTGACGCCCGGATGGAGGATCTGATTAATCTGGCCAAGGTGCAGAACTTTGTACCTGTCGTGGATGATATGAACCGCTTTATCGGAATTGTACGCAGAAGCCTCATCATAGAGTACTGTGAACGAATTGTCTCCAAGGAGACGATGGAGTCCCACGGGGCATCATAA
- a CDS encoding LCP family protein, translating to MKRKSIYITLALVILLGSTAFLFRTQLAVVAFDLFMAKDVEESLQKSYKPLQSDKTPEPVVLQSEPFSVMLLGSDQREDEPARSDTLIYAVVRPMESKVLLISVPRDTYVDIIGKDKKDKINHAFAFGGHQMAKDTMEAFFEEELDYYASINFQGLKDVVDAIGGVELPIGKDIVNKGRDHEKFTIEANKPIYNGEEALNYVRYREDSDFNRAKRQQVFLDVAAKRVMKLDQIGKVPELIEIMGDNFQTDMQPKFIIDLAKQMLTGGKVDMTSYTIMGEGMKIGGVYYNEPDMEDVQEARDLIDNWMNPDTPADQLLQPKDAEKQKLK from the coding sequence ATGAAGAGGAAATCAATATATATTACTCTTGCTTTGGTCATACTGCTTGGCTCAACCGCATTTTTGTTCAGAACGCAGCTAGCGGTTGTTGCATTTGATCTGTTTATGGCAAAGGATGTAGAGGAATCATTACAGAAATCGTATAAACCGCTCCAGAGCGACAAGACACCTGAACCTGTCGTACTTCAGAGCGAGCCGTTCTCGGTTATGCTGCTCGGGAGTGACCAGCGTGAGGATGAACCTGCGCGTTCGGACACGTTGATCTATGCGGTTGTGCGTCCCATGGAGTCCAAAGTGCTCTTAATTTCGGTTCCAAGGGACACGTATGTCGATATTATCGGTAAGGACAAGAAAGATAAGATTAACCACGCGTTTGCATTTGGCGGTCATCAAATGGCCAAAGATACGATGGAGGCATTTTTCGAAGAAGAACTTGATTATTATGCTTCCATTAATTTTCAGGGCTTGAAGGATGTTGTTGATGCCATTGGGGGCGTGGAGCTGCCGATCGGCAAGGATATCGTCAATAAAGGTAGAGACCATGAGAAATTCACGATTGAAGCCAACAAACCGATTTATAACGGTGAAGAAGCATTGAATTACGTCCGTTATCGGGAGGACAGCGACTTTAATCGTGCGAAGAGACAGCAAGTGTTTTTGGACGTAGCGGCCAAGCGGGTGATGAAGCTTGATCAGATCGGCAAGGTGCCTGAATTGATTGAGATCATGGGTGATAATTTCCAGACCGATATGCAGCCTAAGTTCATTATTGACCTGGCGAAACAGATGCTGACCGGTGGCAAAGTGGATATGACCAGCTATACGATCATGGGGGAAGGCATGAAAATTGGCGGCGTCTATTATAACGAGCCCGACATGGAAGACGTGCAGGAAGCCCGGGATCTAATTGACAACTGGATGAACCCCGATACGCCGGCTGATCAACTGCTGCAGCCCAAAGATGCTGAGAAGCAAAAGTTGAAATAA
- a CDS encoding D-alanyl-D-alanine carboxypeptidase family protein codes for MKKRWLWLVMILLIIVPIGAVVIGNIERAGFKPKVDARAVVLMDLNTGRILLSENGDVPLPPASMSKLMTELVILDDIKTGNRSWDDEVKISDTASDVSGVKIALKSGEIVTVRELFQSITVYSANDAAVALAEHFAGSEEAFVRKMNAKAKEIGLSSATRFVNASGVERNTANDQAWSSDGETAMTAEDTAKLAAHLIRSHPDILSTSSKTQTKISGRNLYLSNTNWMLPSVGGPYSYEGTDGLKTGYTANAGYCFTGTAEKQGSRLVAVVMGTESKEARFEETRKLFDYGFAKTLTWRERLDDWFQYSGISAALTQDKRPV; via the coding sequence ATGAAAAAACGGTGGCTTTGGCTGGTCATGATATTGTTAATAATCGTCCCGATTGGGGCGGTTGTCATAGGAAATATAGAACGAGCGGGATTTAAACCGAAGGTGGACGCGCGAGCGGTTGTCTTGATGGATTTAAACACCGGGCGTATTTTGCTCAGCGAAAATGGCGATGTACCCTTACCGCCTGCAAGCATGTCCAAGTTGATGACCGAGTTGGTTATTCTGGATGATATTAAAACCGGGAACCGATCCTGGGACGATGAAGTCAAGATAAGCGATACCGCAAGTGACGTAAGCGGCGTTAAAATCGCCTTGAAATCCGGCGAAATCGTGACGGTACGCGAATTGTTCCAGAGCATAACGGTTTATTCGGCCAATGATGCGGCCGTAGCGCTTGCCGAGCATTTTGCAGGCTCCGAGGAAGCGTTTGTCCGAAAAATGAATGCCAAGGCAAAAGAGATTGGCTTATCCAGCGCGACACGATTCGTGAATGCGTCGGGAGTCGAGCGAAACACAGCCAACGATCAAGCCTGGTCATCGGATGGAGAAACGGCGATGACCGCAGAGGATACGGCCAAGCTGGCAGCACATTTGATTCGAAGCCACCCGGATATTCTTAGCACCTCCAGCAAGACCCAAACCAAGATCAGCGGACGGAATTTATATTTAAGCAACACCAATTGGATGCTGCCATCGGTAGGAGGTCCTTATTCCTATGAAGGCACTGACGGATTAAAGACAGGGTATACAGCGAACGCAGGATACTGCTTCACGGGTACTGCGGAGAAACAAGGCAGTCGGCTTGTTGCCGTTGTCATGGGTACCGAGTCCAAAGAAGCAAGATTTGAAGAGACGCGAAAGCTATTTGACTACGGATTCGCCAAAACGTTAACATGGAGAGAGCGGCTGGATGACTGGTTTCAATATTCGGGGATCTCAGCCGCTCTTACGCAAGATAAGAGACCTGTTTAG
- a CDS encoding ABC transporter ATP-binding protein — MSQALIEIDGLKKYFPITGGILQRTVGNVRAVDGVSFSINKGESFGLVGESGCGKSTIGRTILRLLEKTEGKVIFNGQDIHTLSKEKMRALRPKMQIVFQDPFSSLNPRIKVGEAIGEALIDHGLVNRKDLKDRVIETLEICGLAAYHYDRYPHEFSGGQRQRIGIARALILNPDFIVADEPVSALDVSIQAQIINLLSDLQRDKQLTYLFISHDLSVVEHLCNRIGVMYLGSMVEMASKEELFRNPLHPYTKALLSAVPVPDPTLKRDRIVLQGDIPSPANPPSGCKFHTRCPLASDLCKQEIPEYRDMGNNHFVACHYA, encoded by the coding sequence ATGAGTCAAGCACTGATCGAAATCGATGGTTTGAAGAAATACTTTCCCATCACCGGCGGCATATTGCAGCGGACGGTGGGTAATGTAAGAGCAGTTGACGGAGTCAGCTTTTCCATTAACAAAGGTGAATCCTTCGGGCTTGTAGGTGAATCCGGCTGCGGCAAGAGCACCATTGGCCGAACCATTCTCCGTCTGCTGGAGAAAACGGAAGGTAAGGTTATCTTTAATGGTCAGGATATCCATACCTTGTCCAAAGAGAAAATGCGTGCACTGCGTCCGAAGATGCAGATCGTGTTTCAGGATCCTTTCAGCTCCCTGAACCCAAGAATCAAGGTTGGCGAAGCGATCGGCGAAGCACTCATTGACCATGGCTTAGTGAACCGTAAGGATCTTAAGGATCGCGTGATTGAAACACTTGAGATTTGCGGCCTTGCTGCCTATCATTATGATCGTTACCCGCATGAATTCTCCGGTGGACAGCGTCAACGGATCGGGATTGCCCGCGCATTGATTCTGAATCCAGACTTTATTGTAGCGGATGAGCCGGTTTCCGCGCTGGATGTATCGATTCAAGCGCAAATCATCAACTTGCTTAGTGATTTGCAGCGCGATAAACAGTTGACTTACTTGTTCATTTCACATGATCTCAGTGTTGTAGAGCATTTGTGCAACCGAATTGGGGTAATGTATCTGGGATCGATGGTGGAAATGGCCAGCAAGGAAGAATTGTTCCGCAACCCGCTGCATCCCTATACAAAAGCCTTGCTATCGGCTGTGCCAGTACCGGATCCAACGCTGAAGCGCGATCGGATCGTACTGCAGGGAGACATCCCAAGCCCGGCGAACCCGCCTTCCGGCTGCAAGTTCCATACTCGCTGTCCGCTGGCTTCAGACCTGTGCAAGCAGGAGATTCCAGAGTATCGCGATATGGGTAACAATCACTTCGTTGCTTGCCACTACGCTTAA
- a CDS encoding ABC transporter ATP-binding protein — protein sequence MAKELVEFRNLKTHFQTSAGTVKAVDDVSFKIREGETLCVVGESGCGKSVTAMSLMRLIDTPPVGGEILYEGKDLLKMSKREMSLIRGNDIAMIFQEPMTSLNPVLTIGEQIVEPILLHQLVNRKEAKQRAIDLINLVGIPRAEKIFDSYPHELSGGMRQRIMIAIALSCNPKLLIADEPTTALDVTIQAQILDLMRDIKGKLNTSIMLITHDLGVVAEMADYVVVMYAGKVIEEAPVIELFKQPKHPYTKGLLKAKPIINQTQERLYSIPGQVPNPVDLGDNCHFHDRCESCMQICREKTPPLGTDPNGHKVACWLYEEEGKA from the coding sequence ATGGCAAAAGAATTAGTTGAATTCCGCAATTTAAAAACGCATTTTCAAACCTCCGCAGGCACCGTGAAAGCCGTCGACGATGTAAGCTTCAAAATCCGTGAGGGTGAAACACTGTGCGTGGTGGGTGAGTCGGGCTGTGGTAAAAGCGTAACAGCCATGTCTCTTATGCGTTTAATTGATACACCTCCAGTAGGAGGAGAGATTCTATATGAAGGCAAGGACCTGTTGAAGATGAGCAAGCGCGAAATGAGTTTGATTCGCGGTAACGATATCGCCATGATCTTCCAGGAACCGATGACCTCACTGAACCCGGTATTAACGATCGGGGAACAGATTGTAGAGCCGATTCTGCTGCATCAGCTCGTAAACCGCAAAGAAGCTAAACAACGTGCCATCGACCTCATCAATCTGGTAGGAATACCGCGTGCGGAGAAGATTTTCGACTCCTATCCGCATGAGCTCAGCGGCGGTATGCGCCAACGGATTATGATCGCGATTGCACTTAGCTGTAATCCCAAACTTCTGATTGCTGACGAGCCAACAACAGCGCTTGATGTTACGATTCAGGCCCAGATTTTGGATCTGATGCGCGACATCAAGGGGAAGTTGAATACATCCATTATGCTGATTACGCATGACCTTGGTGTCGTAGCGGAGATGGCGGACTATGTTGTTGTTATGTATGCAGGAAAAGTCATTGAAGAAGCCCCGGTTATTGAGCTCTTCAAACAGCCGAAGCATCCATATACAAAGGGACTTTTGAAAGCTAAGCCCATCATTAATCAGACCCAGGAACGTCTGTATTCGATTCCGGGGCAGGTACCCAATCCGGTAGATCTTGGAGACAACTGTCATTTCCATGATCGCTGTGAATCATGCATGCAGATTTGTAGAGAGAAGACGCCTCCGCTCGGTACGGATCCTAACGGCCATAAGGTCGCTTGCTGGTTGTATGAAGAGGAGGGGAAAGCGTAA
- the opp4C gene encoding oligopeptide ABC transporter permease, which yields MSAETAPLKTNLPVPKKRPDSPWRIAIRRFSRNRLAVIGLFIIVFMFLLCFFGPFFSPYSLYDYSVADKNLPPSSKYWLGTDKLGRDILLRMMLAGRISLLVGLVATGISVIIGATLGALAGFYRKWVDTLIMRVADIFMALPTLPILIILGAILSDLKVEPTDRIYFLMLIIGVLGWSSISRLVRGQILGLREQEFMQATEALGLKDRRKIFRHLLPNTIPIIIVSATLGVAGAIIFESSLSFLGIGVVPPTPSWGNMISAANNLIDFRKRPWLWIPPGMCILVTVVAINLIGDGLRDALDPKMKK from the coding sequence TTGTCCGCAGAGACTGCACCATTAAAAACGAATCTACCAGTTCCGAAGAAGCGGCCGGATTCCCCATGGCGAATTGCGATTCGCCGTTTTTCCAGAAACCGTCTCGCTGTCATCGGACTTTTCATAATTGTATTTATGTTTTTGCTGTGCTTTTTTGGCCCTTTCTTTTCACCTTATTCCTTATATGATTACAGTGTGGCTGATAAGAATTTGCCCCCAAGCTCGAAGTATTGGCTAGGTACCGATAAGCTTGGGCGAGATATTTTACTGCGTATGATGCTTGCTGGACGAATATCCCTTTTGGTTGGCCTTGTTGCCACAGGCATTTCGGTCATCATCGGAGCAACCTTGGGAGCTTTAGCGGGTTTTTATCGTAAATGGGTGGACACGCTGATTATGCGTGTGGCTGATATTTTTATGGCATTGCCTACGCTGCCGATCCTGATTATTCTGGGGGCGATATTGTCAGACCTGAAGGTGGAGCCAACGGATCGTATCTATTTCTTGATGTTGATTATCGGTGTGTTGGGCTGGAGCAGCATCTCCCGTCTCGTACGTGGTCAAATCTTGGGGCTCCGCGAGCAGGAGTTCATGCAAGCAACAGAAGCTTTAGGTCTTAAAGATCGTCGGAAGATTTTCCGCCATCTGCTTCCTAATACGATTCCTATCATTATTGTATCTGCAACCTTAGGGGTAGCAGGCGCGATTATTTTTGAATCTTCGCTAAGCTTTCTCGGAATTGGGGTTGTTCCACCAACACCATCCTGGGGAAATATGATTTCTGCGGCAAACAACTTGATTGATTTCCGGAAGAGACCATGGCTATGGATTCCGCCAGGTATGTGTATTCTGGTTACCGTAGTTGCAATCAACTTGATCGGTGACGGGCTTCGCGACGCACTTGACCCGAAAATGAAGAAGTAG
- a CDS encoding ABC transporter permease translates to MKQYIIRRLLQIIPTMIGISILIFAISSLVPGDYITAVNNPTMTAEKAAQLREIYGLDKPPVERYLTWVGNMLKGNLGDSLVHKQPVTTVMNNYVWNSFFVAIFSLILSWIIAAFAGVFSAKFQYSLFDKIITLLVFLCMSLPSFFLGLLLIKFLALDLGWFPVGSMKTSGMNGSTWDQLIDIAWHMFLPVTVLTMLSTGSLTRYFRTSMLEVIRQDYIRTARAKGLKERTVIFKHALRNAMLPAITLMGFELPSLFGGAIIMEKIFIWPGVGQVYLESINMRDYPFMLGFTVFISVLTLLGNLLSDVLYGAADPRIRLK, encoded by the coding sequence ATGAAGCAGTACATTATCCGGAGGCTGCTGCAGATCATCCCGACCATGATCGGGATCTCGATTCTCATATTTGCAATATCATCTTTGGTACCAGGTGATTATATCACTGCAGTGAACAACCCGACGATGACTGCTGAGAAAGCAGCTCAGCTTCGGGAAATTTATGGTTTGGATAAGCCGCCTGTTGAGCGTTATCTTACATGGGTCGGTAATATGTTAAAGGGCAATCTCGGAGATTCCCTTGTGCACAAACAACCTGTCACAACCGTAATGAATAATTACGTATGGAATTCTTTTTTTGTGGCTATTTTCAGTTTAATATTGAGTTGGATAATAGCTGCTTTTGCTGGCGTGTTCTCAGCGAAGTTTCAGTATTCATTGTTTGATAAGATCATAACTTTATTAGTTTTCTTGTGTATGTCACTGCCTTCTTTCTTTCTCGGACTCCTGCTTATCAAGTTTCTTGCCTTGGATTTAGGATGGTTCCCTGTTGGCAGTATGAAGACTTCGGGAATGAACGGAAGCACATGGGATCAACTGATCGATATTGCATGGCATATGTTCTTACCGGTTACCGTGCTTACGATGCTGAGCACAGGTAGTTTGACGCGGTATTTCCGTACAAGCATGCTGGAGGTTATCCGTCAGGATTACATCCGCACAGCCCGTGCAAAGGGATTGAAAGAACGTACGGTTATTTTCAAGCATGCGCTGCGTAATGCCATGCTTCCTGCCATCACTCTCATGGGCTTTGAGCTTCCATCTTTATTTGGTGGAGCCATCATCATGGAGAAAATTTTCATCTGGCCCGGGGTCGGTCAAGTCTATCTGGAATCGATCAATATGCGGGACTATCCGTTCATGCTTGGGTTCACAGTATTCATATCCGTACTGACACTTCTGGGCAACCTATTGTCTGACGTTCTATATGGAGCTGCAGATCCAAGAATTCGCTTAAAGTAG
- a CDS encoding ABC transporter substrate-binding protein produces MKKRMSLLLAIMLLAITVLAACSSGGTAEQPSQGEQTEQTPPAEGDKDTTEPPAETGDESQGYFEAENPSANPANALARKDTLVVGMTAPKGVFSPFYWQTAYDKYVVEAIFDSFFSLNGDGTYNNRLAESVEVSEDKLKYTFKLKPGVTYSDGTPVTVKDYAFAMKVYHDSSYDGQSDLMSVHIKGGKEYNEGKAKDISGIKVIDDHTIEIEVTEANAMTKDNLGTIPFVPEAYYGKGYKQGNLEYMKDLHAKPIGSGQYVLKSFSPGQEVVLEANPNYFLGAPKIKNVIYKTTTEETRLAMFQSGEIDMDMVTVNEDNVEALKEMGFLDINIFPTNGYGYVAMNHKDPKFQDPKVRQALIYGLNRAEVVEIIYGQYANVINIPQSSESWAFTNEGIEPYEFDMEKAKQLLDEAGWAPGADGIREKDGKKFEIHFSATADNPVIDALIPVMTQNYQELGIKLTAETLDFNAIMDKKDKGEFDMFFAAWGLTPDPDSTVYITDGQQNDIGYSNPDYDAAMKKGLNAFDLEERKAAYAEAYQVLNKDVPDLPIYQRRDAWAINSRLNGIDITPYKDFAIDLYKAEIQQ; encoded by the coding sequence GTACTGGCTGCATGTTCGAGCGGAGGAACAGCAGAACAGCCAAGTCAAGGGGAGCAAACGGAGCAAACACCACCAGCTGAAGGCGACAAAGATACTACAGAACCGCCTGCTGAAACTGGAGACGAAAGCCAAGGTTACTTCGAGGCAGAAAATCCATCTGCTAATCCGGCGAATGCGTTGGCACGTAAAGACACACTCGTTGTTGGTATGACAGCGCCTAAAGGGGTATTTAGCCCATTCTACTGGCAAACAGCATATGACAAATATGTTGTAGAAGCAATTTTCGATTCTTTCTTCTCGCTGAACGGTGATGGAACTTATAATAATCGCCTGGCTGAGAGCGTGGAAGTATCCGAAGACAAATTGAAATACACATTCAAATTGAAGCCAGGCGTGACATATTCTGATGGCACTCCGGTTACTGTAAAAGACTATGCTTTCGCTATGAAAGTTTATCATGATTCCAGCTATGACGGCCAATCCGATCTGATGTCCGTTCATATCAAAGGCGGTAAAGAGTACAACGAAGGTAAAGCTAAAGATATCTCCGGTATTAAAGTCATTGACGACCATACTATTGAAATCGAAGTTACCGAAGCAAACGCCATGACCAAAGATAATCTCGGTACGATTCCTTTTGTACCGGAAGCATACTATGGAAAAGGTTACAAGCAAGGCAACCTGGAATATATGAAAGATCTGCATGCTAAACCAATTGGTAGCGGTCAATATGTACTGAAAAGCTTCTCTCCTGGACAAGAGGTTGTATTGGAAGCTAACCCGAACTACTTCTTGGGCGCACCAAAAATTAAGAACGTAATATACAAGACAACTACCGAAGAAACTAGATTGGCTATGTTCCAATCCGGTGAAATCGATATGGATATGGTTACTGTTAACGAAGATAACGTAGAAGCGTTGAAAGAGATGGGCTTCTTGGACATTAACATCTTCCCAACCAATGGTTATGGTTATGTTGCGATGAACCATAAAGATCCTAAGTTCCAAGACCCTAAAGTTCGTCAAGCATTGATTTATGGTTTGAACCGCGCTGAGGTTGTAGAAATTATCTATGGCCAATATGCTAACGTAATCAACATTCCACAGTCCAGCGAATCATGGGCTTTCACGAATGAAGGTATTGAGCCGTATGAGTTTGATATGGAAAAAGCGAAGCAGCTTCTTGATGAAGCAGGATGGGCTCCAGGTGCTGATGGCATCCGCGAGAAAGACGGCAAGAAATTCGAGATTCATTTCTCGGCAACTGCTGACAACCCGGTAATTGATGCTTTGATTCCTGTCATGACACAGAACTACCAAGAGCTGGGCATCAAGTTGACAGCTGAAACTTTGGACTTTAATGCAATCATGGATAAGAAGGATAAAGGCGAGTTCGATATGTTCTTTGCTGCATGGGGCTTGACTCCAGATCCAGACTCCACGGTATATATCACAGATGGACAGCAAAATGACATCGGATATTCCAACCCTGACTATGATGCAGCTATGAAAAAAGGTCTAAACGCCTTTGATCTGGAAGAGCGTAAAGCTGCTTATGCTGAAGCATATCAAGTGCTGAATAAAGACGTTCCGGATCTTCCGATTTACCAAAGACGTGATGCATGGGCAATCAACTCCAGATTGAACGGCATTGACATCACACCGTACAAAGATTTCGCAATTGACCTGTACAAAGCAGAAATTCAACAATAG